One region of Vespula vulgaris chromosome 9, iyVesVulg1.1, whole genome shotgun sequence genomic DNA includes:
- the LOC127066216 gene encoding uncharacterized protein LOC127066216 isoform X2 — MMTAKLNERSKDDMEEDIRNTKFHLKVTQITEENALLREEIAKLDDRNSILERQQKYFKRQLEQIHEKYNELQREYDEQKDILNEVTRKEKDTNIALQKSTKEQRILLTRLETVELQAQEVTNLKDKLKKVTNERLECTKKKAEVVEKLDKKYNECESLLMTITDLKEANENLRNNYEARENMVKLLRENNRQLEDENAELKLLISMNTRTSIDKTYHSDAETYCTVHDTPYSRFNDTFHQDSLYDELKASGFTNICSSNDTISYELEKQVQLYELEIDKLIQQTECVFQQLVSARDENCLHLMQNINYYTESSEKMKNLETLKQRIQILLDTVNTTSPEPTGIEIGIQVQADFRAIENLRELPSLNFHEEDHLECFCKKNQISTSSNISNEKQDPFTISAKSPKVVMVSKSFVVDPVIQVFDKSVRSVTSPRSSPAKKSMENFSLTRLERRKTIHTLTFCKNSCNDAGTKIRADIIDDGNGDYSNNERLVSFLDHLSLPIDFSAISKRVAITRHRKSKSESSLFPEKKALLCRRSFNVAMPLSAEKINETIEIRKSFDDSTCEKIKREDEFYVELQQNDLQNLTSCRGYTFGGTYRSLNDSTDSSVSSSSLRSDNLFPQDFSIDELDYPLCELHRPVHLAPTKLKLPSDKVLLFSKEQHLTNKDTQAGFTTASNKLLENIKLESSIHEPKQYKIMEHFGKDRLNKDYYNESPNNYLIDINKEIYSINGETYLIDKLAPICRDRTSMYFQRSSNFCRESYTENHLPAAFSTPMRIDSKDKNSFESKNKKDNDNCESLVRRFADLEMSKKKIPLFRIYKDHLNKMNNKKRIGYVDSEDREKTVSISLCSFANNNSALSQSKCGLTSRFRENFEEYSIVNAIQKNNTEERTNCATASGGKIRSRSSDGESQISDSKENFQESQVFLDKTQERRNLLKENKSVLQVCKFYHSSSAKSNIWNDKIIGKETRLRTSLFHSFKNIQILPSWRVLFSYALIFFFGFYAVNIFLPTSIYVGPPYKWWSFEEILNRYFPITNTGCSPPI, encoded by the exons ATGATGACTGCCAAGCTGAATGAACGTAg TAAAGACGATATGGAGGAGGATATACGAAATACAAAATTCCATTTAAAAGTAACGCAGATAACGGAAGAAAATGCTCTTCTTCGAGAAGAAATCGCGAAATTAGATgatagaaattcaattttagaaaggcaacaaaaatatttcaaacgtcaact GGAACAAATCcatgaaaaatataacgaactGCAACGAGAGTATGATGAACAAAAAGACATATTGAATGAAGtaacgaggaaagaaaaagacaccAATATAGCTCTTCAGAAATCGACAAAAGAGCAACGGATATTATTAACGAGATTAGAGACGGTCGAATTACAG GCGCAAGAAGTAACAAATCTGAAGGATAAGTTAAAAAAAGTTACGAATGAAAGACTCGaatgtacgaaaaaaaaggctGAAGTAGTTGAAAAattggataaaaaatataacgagtGCGAATCGTTGCTTATGACGATTACAGACTTGAAAGAAGCGAATGAAaatcttcgaaataattatgaagCGCGCGAAAATATGGTAAAA CTGCTACGAGAAAATAATCGTCAACTAGAAGATGAAAATGCGGAATTAAAATTACTCATAAGTATGAATACTCGTACTTCTATAGATAAA acGTACCATTCGGACGCAGAAACATATTGCACGGTACACGATACTCCATACAGCAGATTCAACGATACGTTTCATCAAGATTCTCTGTATGACGAATTGAAAGCTTCT GGTTTCACGAATATATGCAGCTCGAATGATACGATAAGCTACGAATTGGAGAAGCAAGTGCAGTTGTACGAATTAGAAATTGATAAACTTATACAACAAACGGAATg TGTTTTCCAACAATTGGTATCGGCACGTGACGAAAACTGTCTTCATCTTATGCAAAATATAAACTATTATACTGAAAGTTctgaaaagatgaaaaatttgGAAACTCTTAAACAAAGGATACAAATTCTGCTGGATACG gtAAATACAACGTCTCCAGAACCTACAGGTATAGAAATCGGTATTCAAGTACAAGCAGATTTTAGAGCGATAGAAAATTTGCGCGAATTGCCCAGTCTTAACTTTCACGAAGAAGATCATCTAGAATGCTT ttgtaaaaaaaatcaaataagcaCATCTTCTAATATATCGAACGAGAAGCAAGATCCTTTTACTATATCTGCGAAATCGCCTAAAGTAGTAATGGTATCGAAATCCTTCGTCGTCGATCCAGTCATACAAGTATTCGACAAAAGTGTTAGATCTGTTACAAGCCCGCGCTCAAGTCCGGCAAAAAAGTCAATGGAAAATTTCAG tttaaCTAGactagaaagaaggaagactATTCATACATTAACGTTCTGTAAGAATTCTTGCAACGACGCTGGTACCAAAATAAGAGCCGATATTATAGATGATGGTAATGGAGATTACTCGAATAATGAAAGACTTGTATCATTTCTGGATCATTTATCATTACCAATAGATTTTTCGGCTATATCCAAAAGAGTCGCAATAACGC GTCATCGTAAATCAAAGTCCGAATCTAGTCTGTTTCCTGAAAAAAAAGCTTTACTTTGTCGCCGTTCATTTAATGTTGCCATGCCATTATCAGCGGAGAAAATCAATGAAACtattgaaataagaaaatcttttGACGACTCAACttgtgaaaaaattaaaagggaAGACGAGTTTTACGTAGAACTCCAGCAAAACGATTTACAGAATTTAACGAGCTGTCGTGGATACACGTTCGGAGGTACCTATCGGTCATTGAACGACAGTACAGATTCTTCTGTTAGTTCGTCGTCTCTTCGATCTGATAATCTGTTCCCCCAAGATTTTTCTATAGACGAGTTAGATTACCCTCTGTGTGAATTACACCGTCCTGTTCATCTGGCTCctacgaaattaaaattaccaTCAGATAAAGTCTTACTGTTCAGCAAAGAGCAACATCTTACCAATAAGGATACACAAGCAGGTTTCACTACAGCAAGTAATAAATtgcttgaaaatattaaattggaATCGAGCATCCATGAAccaaaacaatataaaatcatGGAACATTTCGGAAAAGATCGTTTaaacaaagattattataatgaaagtCCTAATAATTATCTCATAGATATCAATAAAGAAATCTATTCAATCAATGGTGAAACGTATTTGATCGATAAATTGGCACCTATTTGCCGCGATAGAACGTCTATGTACTTTCAAAGATCCTCTAATTTTTGTCGAGAAAGTTATACGGAAAACCATCTACCAGCTGCATTCTCAACACCGATGCGCATTGATTCAAAGGATAAAA ATTCGttcgaaagtaaaaataaaaaagataatgataattgTGAGTCGCTCGTACGACGATTCGCTGATCTGgaaatgtcaaaaaaaaaaataccctTATTTAGAATATACAAAGATCATTTAAACaagatgaataataagaaacgcATAGGATACGTTGACTctgaagatagagaaaaaacagTTTCGATATCACTTTGTAGTTTCGCAAATAATAACAGCGCGTTATCGCAAAGTAAATGTGGTCTTACGAGCAGATTTCGAGAGAATTTCGAGGAATATTCTATAGTTAATGCAatacagaaaaataatacg gaagaaagaacgaattgCGCAACTGCAAGCGGAGGAAAGATCAGATCAAGGTCGTCAGATGGTGAAAGTCAAATATCAGATAGCAAAGA aaattttcaagaatcACAAGTTTTTCTCGACAAAACgcaagagagaaggaatttgctaaaagaaaataagagcgTACTACAAGTTTGTAAATTCTATCATTCCAGCTCGGCAAAATCGAATATTTGGAATGACAAAATTATTGGCAAAGAAACGAGATTACG taCTTCgctatttcattctttcaagAATATCCAAATCTTACCATCGTGGCGCGTGCTTTTTTCCTAtgcattgatattttttttcggatTTTATGcagtgaatatatttttaccgACGAGCATATATGTCGGACCACCGTATAAATGGTGGTCGTTCGAAGAAATACTTAATCGATACTTCCCGATCACAAATACGGGATGTTCACCaccgatataa
- the LOC127066216 gene encoding uncharacterized protein LOC127066216 isoform X7, with amino-acid sequence MTITDLKEANENLRNNYEARENMVKLLRENNRQLEDENAELKLLISMNTRTSIDKTYHSDAETYCTVHDTPYSRFNDTFHQDSLYDELKASGFTNICSSNDTISYELEKQVQLYELEIDKLIQQTECVFQQLVSARDENCLHLMQNINYYTESSEKMKNLETLKQRIQILLDTVNTTSPEPTGIEIGIQVQADFRAIENLRELPSLNFHEEDHLECFCKKNQISTSSNISNEKQDPFTISAKSPKVVMVSKSFVVDPVIQVFDKSVRSVTSPRSSPAKKSMENFSLTRLERRKTIHTLTFCKNSCNDAGTKIRADIIDDGNGDYSNNERLVSFLDHLSLPIDFSAISKRVAITRHRKSKSESSLFPEKKALLCRRSFNVAMPLSAEKINETIEIRKSFDDSTCEKIKREDEFYVELQQNDLQNLTSCRGYTFGGTYRSLNDSTDSSVSSSSLRSDNLFPQDFSIDELDYPLCELHRPVHLAPTKLKLPSDKVLLFSKEQHLTNKDTQAGFTTASNKLLENIKLESSIHEPKQYKIMEHFGKDRLNKDYYNESPNNYLIDINKEIYSINGETYLIDKLAPICRDRTSMYFQRSSNFCRESYTENHLPAAFSTPMRIDSKDKNSFESKNKKDNDNCESLVRRFADLEMSKKKIPLFRIYKDHLNKMNNKKRIGYVDSEDREKTVSISLCSFANNNSALSQSKCGLTSRFRENFEEYSIVNAIQKNNTEERTNCATASGGKIRSRSSDGESQISDSKENFQESQVFLDKTQERRNLLKENKSVLQVCKFYHSSSAKSNIWNDKIIGKETRLRTSLFHSFKNIQILPSWRVLFSYALIFFFGFYAVNIFLPTSIYVGPPYKWWSFEEILNRYFPITNTGCSPPI; translated from the exons ATGACGATTACAGACTTGAAAGAAGCGAATGAAaatcttcgaaataattatgaagCGCGCGAAAATATGGTAAAA CTGCTACGAGAAAATAATCGTCAACTAGAAGATGAAAATGCGGAATTAAAATTACTCATAAGTATGAATACTCGTACTTCTATAGATAAA acGTACCATTCGGACGCAGAAACATATTGCACGGTACACGATACTCCATACAGCAGATTCAACGATACGTTTCATCAAGATTCTCTGTATGACGAATTGAAAGCTTCT GGTTTCACGAATATATGCAGCTCGAATGATACGATAAGCTACGAATTGGAGAAGCAAGTGCAGTTGTACGAATTAGAAATTGATAAACTTATACAACAAACGGAATg TGTTTTCCAACAATTGGTATCGGCACGTGACGAAAACTGTCTTCATCTTATGCAAAATATAAACTATTATACTGAAAGTTctgaaaagatgaaaaatttgGAAACTCTTAAACAAAGGATACAAATTCTGCTGGATACG gtAAATACAACGTCTCCAGAACCTACAGGTATAGAAATCGGTATTCAAGTACAAGCAGATTTTAGAGCGATAGAAAATTTGCGCGAATTGCCCAGTCTTAACTTTCACGAAGAAGATCATCTAGAATGCTT ttgtaaaaaaaatcaaataagcaCATCTTCTAATATATCGAACGAGAAGCAAGATCCTTTTACTATATCTGCGAAATCGCCTAAAGTAGTAATGGTATCGAAATCCTTCGTCGTCGATCCAGTCATACAAGTATTCGACAAAAGTGTTAGATCTGTTACAAGCCCGCGCTCAAGTCCGGCAAAAAAGTCAATGGAAAATTTCAG tttaaCTAGactagaaagaaggaagactATTCATACATTAACGTTCTGTAAGAATTCTTGCAACGACGCTGGTACCAAAATAAGAGCCGATATTATAGATGATGGTAATGGAGATTACTCGAATAATGAAAGACTTGTATCATTTCTGGATCATTTATCATTACCAATAGATTTTTCGGCTATATCCAAAAGAGTCGCAATAACGC GTCATCGTAAATCAAAGTCCGAATCTAGTCTGTTTCCTGAAAAAAAAGCTTTACTTTGTCGCCGTTCATTTAATGTTGCCATGCCATTATCAGCGGAGAAAATCAATGAAACtattgaaataagaaaatcttttGACGACTCAACttgtgaaaaaattaaaagggaAGACGAGTTTTACGTAGAACTCCAGCAAAACGATTTACAGAATTTAACGAGCTGTCGTGGATACACGTTCGGAGGTACCTATCGGTCATTGAACGACAGTACAGATTCTTCTGTTAGTTCGTCGTCTCTTCGATCTGATAATCTGTTCCCCCAAGATTTTTCTATAGACGAGTTAGATTACCCTCTGTGTGAATTACACCGTCCTGTTCATCTGGCTCctacgaaattaaaattaccaTCAGATAAAGTCTTACTGTTCAGCAAAGAGCAACATCTTACCAATAAGGATACACAAGCAGGTTTCACTACAGCAAGTAATAAATtgcttgaaaatattaaattggaATCGAGCATCCATGAAccaaaacaatataaaatcatGGAACATTTCGGAAAAGATCGTTTaaacaaagattattataatgaaagtCCTAATAATTATCTCATAGATATCAATAAAGAAATCTATTCAATCAATGGTGAAACGTATTTGATCGATAAATTGGCACCTATTTGCCGCGATAGAACGTCTATGTACTTTCAAAGATCCTCTAATTTTTGTCGAGAAAGTTATACGGAAAACCATCTACCAGCTGCATTCTCAACACCGATGCGCATTGATTCAAAGGATAAAA ATTCGttcgaaagtaaaaataaaaaagataatgataattgTGAGTCGCTCGTACGACGATTCGCTGATCTGgaaatgtcaaaaaaaaaaataccctTATTTAGAATATACAAAGATCATTTAAACaagatgaataataagaaacgcATAGGATACGTTGACTctgaagatagagaaaaaacagTTTCGATATCACTTTGTAGTTTCGCAAATAATAACAGCGCGTTATCGCAAAGTAAATGTGGTCTTACGAGCAGATTTCGAGAGAATTTCGAGGAATATTCTATAGTTAATGCAatacagaaaaataatacg gaagaaagaacgaattgCGCAACTGCAAGCGGAGGAAAGATCAGATCAAGGTCGTCAGATGGTGAAAGTCAAATATCAGATAGCAAAGA aaattttcaagaatcACAAGTTTTTCTCGACAAAACgcaagagagaaggaatttgctaaaagaaaataagagcgTACTACAAGTTTGTAAATTCTATCATTCCAGCTCGGCAAAATCGAATATTTGGAATGACAAAATTATTGGCAAAGAAACGAGATTACG taCTTCgctatttcattctttcaagAATATCCAAATCTTACCATCGTGGCGCGTGCTTTTTTCCTAtgcattgatattttttttcggatTTTATGcagtgaatatatttttaccgACGAGCATATATGTCGGACCACCGTATAAATGGTGGTCGTTCGAAGAAATACTTAATCGATACTTCCCGATCACAAATACGGGATGTTCACCaccgatataa
- the LOC127066216 gene encoding uncharacterized protein LOC127066216 isoform X3 produces the protein MNVAMIFSKDDMEEDIRNTKFHLKVTQITEENALLREEIAKLDDRNSILERQQKYFKRQLEQIHEKYNELQREYDEQKDILNEVTRKEKDTNIALQKSTKEQRILLTRLETVELQAQEVTNLKDKLKKVTNERLECTKKKAEVVEKLDKKYNECESLLMTITDLKEANENLRNNYEARENMVKLLRENNRQLEDENAELKLLISMNTRTSIDKTYHSDAETYCTVHDTPYSRFNDTFHQDSLYDELKASGFTNICSSNDTISYELEKQVQLYELEIDKLIQQTECVFQQLVSARDENCLHLMQNINYYTESSEKMKNLETLKQRIQILLDTVNTTSPEPTGIEIGIQVQADFRAIENLRELPSLNFHEEDHLECFCKKNQISTSSNISNEKQDPFTISAKSPKVVMVSKSFVVDPVIQVFDKSVRSVTSPRSSPAKKSMENFSLTRLERRKTIHTLTFCKNSCNDAGTKIRADIIDDGNGDYSNNERLVSFLDHLSLPIDFSAISKRVAITRHRKSKSESSLFPEKKALLCRRSFNVAMPLSAEKINETIEIRKSFDDSTCEKIKREDEFYVELQQNDLQNLTSCRGYTFGGTYRSLNDSTDSSVSSSSLRSDNLFPQDFSIDELDYPLCELHRPVHLAPTKLKLPSDKVLLFSKEQHLTNKDTQAGFTTASNKLLENIKLESSIHEPKQYKIMEHFGKDRLNKDYYNESPNNYLIDINKEIYSINGETYLIDKLAPICRDRTSMYFQRSSNFCRESYTENHLPAAFSTPMRIDSKDKNSFESKNKKDNDNCESLVRRFADLEMSKKKIPLFRIYKDHLNKMNNKKRIGYVDSEDREKTVSISLCSFANNNSALSQSKCGLTSRFRENFEEYSIVNAIQKNNTEERTNCATASGGKIRSRSSDGESQISDSKENFQESQVFLDKTQERRNLLKENKSVLQVCKFYHSSSAKSNIWNDKIIGKETRLRTSLFHSFKNIQILPSWRVLFSYALIFFFGFYAVNIFLPTSIYVGPPYKWWSFEEILNRYFPITNTGCSPPI, from the exons ATGAACGTAg CCATGATATTCAGTAAAGACGATATGGAGGAGGATATACGAAATACAAAATTCCATTTAAAAGTAACGCAGATAACGGAAGAAAATGCTCTTCTTCGAGAAGAAATCGCGAAATTAGATgatagaaattcaattttagaaaggcaacaaaaatatttcaaacgtcaact GGAACAAATCcatgaaaaatataacgaactGCAACGAGAGTATGATGAACAAAAAGACATATTGAATGAAGtaacgaggaaagaaaaagacaccAATATAGCTCTTCAGAAATCGACAAAAGAGCAACGGATATTATTAACGAGATTAGAGACGGTCGAATTACAG GCGCAAGAAGTAACAAATCTGAAGGATAAGTTAAAAAAAGTTACGAATGAAAGACTCGaatgtacgaaaaaaaaggctGAAGTAGTTGAAAAattggataaaaaatataacgagtGCGAATCGTTGCTTATGACGATTACAGACTTGAAAGAAGCGAATGAAaatcttcgaaataattatgaagCGCGCGAAAATATGGTAAAA CTGCTACGAGAAAATAATCGTCAACTAGAAGATGAAAATGCGGAATTAAAATTACTCATAAGTATGAATACTCGTACTTCTATAGATAAA acGTACCATTCGGACGCAGAAACATATTGCACGGTACACGATACTCCATACAGCAGATTCAACGATACGTTTCATCAAGATTCTCTGTATGACGAATTGAAAGCTTCT GGTTTCACGAATATATGCAGCTCGAATGATACGATAAGCTACGAATTGGAGAAGCAAGTGCAGTTGTACGAATTAGAAATTGATAAACTTATACAACAAACGGAATg TGTTTTCCAACAATTGGTATCGGCACGTGACGAAAACTGTCTTCATCTTATGCAAAATATAAACTATTATACTGAAAGTTctgaaaagatgaaaaatttgGAAACTCTTAAACAAAGGATACAAATTCTGCTGGATACG gtAAATACAACGTCTCCAGAACCTACAGGTATAGAAATCGGTATTCAAGTACAAGCAGATTTTAGAGCGATAGAAAATTTGCGCGAATTGCCCAGTCTTAACTTTCACGAAGAAGATCATCTAGAATGCTT ttgtaaaaaaaatcaaataagcaCATCTTCTAATATATCGAACGAGAAGCAAGATCCTTTTACTATATCTGCGAAATCGCCTAAAGTAGTAATGGTATCGAAATCCTTCGTCGTCGATCCAGTCATACAAGTATTCGACAAAAGTGTTAGATCTGTTACAAGCCCGCGCTCAAGTCCGGCAAAAAAGTCAATGGAAAATTTCAG tttaaCTAGactagaaagaaggaagactATTCATACATTAACGTTCTGTAAGAATTCTTGCAACGACGCTGGTACCAAAATAAGAGCCGATATTATAGATGATGGTAATGGAGATTACTCGAATAATGAAAGACTTGTATCATTTCTGGATCATTTATCATTACCAATAGATTTTTCGGCTATATCCAAAAGAGTCGCAATAACGC GTCATCGTAAATCAAAGTCCGAATCTAGTCTGTTTCCTGAAAAAAAAGCTTTACTTTGTCGCCGTTCATTTAATGTTGCCATGCCATTATCAGCGGAGAAAATCAATGAAACtattgaaataagaaaatcttttGACGACTCAACttgtgaaaaaattaaaagggaAGACGAGTTTTACGTAGAACTCCAGCAAAACGATTTACAGAATTTAACGAGCTGTCGTGGATACACGTTCGGAGGTACCTATCGGTCATTGAACGACAGTACAGATTCTTCTGTTAGTTCGTCGTCTCTTCGATCTGATAATCTGTTCCCCCAAGATTTTTCTATAGACGAGTTAGATTACCCTCTGTGTGAATTACACCGTCCTGTTCATCTGGCTCctacgaaattaaaattaccaTCAGATAAAGTCTTACTGTTCAGCAAAGAGCAACATCTTACCAATAAGGATACACAAGCAGGTTTCACTACAGCAAGTAATAAATtgcttgaaaatattaaattggaATCGAGCATCCATGAAccaaaacaatataaaatcatGGAACATTTCGGAAAAGATCGTTTaaacaaagattattataatgaaagtCCTAATAATTATCTCATAGATATCAATAAAGAAATCTATTCAATCAATGGTGAAACGTATTTGATCGATAAATTGGCACCTATTTGCCGCGATAGAACGTCTATGTACTTTCAAAGATCCTCTAATTTTTGTCGAGAAAGTTATACGGAAAACCATCTACCAGCTGCATTCTCAACACCGATGCGCATTGATTCAAAGGATAAAA ATTCGttcgaaagtaaaaataaaaaagataatgataattgTGAGTCGCTCGTACGACGATTCGCTGATCTGgaaatgtcaaaaaaaaaaataccctTATTTAGAATATACAAAGATCATTTAAACaagatgaataataagaaacgcATAGGATACGTTGACTctgaagatagagaaaaaacagTTTCGATATCACTTTGTAGTTTCGCAAATAATAACAGCGCGTTATCGCAAAGTAAATGTGGTCTTACGAGCAGATTTCGAGAGAATTTCGAGGAATATTCTATAGTTAATGCAatacagaaaaataatacg gaagaaagaacgaattgCGCAACTGCAAGCGGAGGAAAGATCAGATCAAGGTCGTCAGATGGTGAAAGTCAAATATCAGATAGCAAAGA aaattttcaagaatcACAAGTTTTTCTCGACAAAACgcaagagagaaggaatttgctaaaagaaaataagagcgTACTACAAGTTTGTAAATTCTATCATTCCAGCTCGGCAAAATCGAATATTTGGAATGACAAAATTATTGGCAAAGAAACGAGATTACG taCTTCgctatttcattctttcaagAATATCCAAATCTTACCATCGTGGCGCGTGCTTTTTTCCTAtgcattgatattttttttcggatTTTATGcagtgaatatatttttaccgACGAGCATATATGTCGGACCACCGTATAAATGGTGGTCGTTCGAAGAAATACTTAATCGATACTTCCCGATCACAAATACGGGATGTTCACCaccgatataa